A single genomic interval of Microcebus murinus isolate Inina chromosome 24, M.murinus_Inina_mat1.0, whole genome shotgun sequence harbors:
- the ADAMDEC1 gene encoding ADAM DEC1 → MSWVLLSVFWLIIQTQAIAIKQTPELKLHEVVRPKKLHVLHKREIENNQTEKQGEEERYEPEVQYQIMLNGEEVILHLQKTKHLLGPDYTETVYSPRGEEITTHPEDVEHCYYEGNILNEKDSVASISTCDGLRGYFTRHEQRYLIKPLKSSNQKEHAIFVYSQEELDPTNETCGVRSVDRKQGLVRTSRSLENSEQDFLRAQKYIDLFLVLDNAFYKNYKENLTLIRSFVFDVVNLLNVIYNTIDVHVALVGMEIWSDSDKIKVVPDTGTIFNNFLKWHRSNLGKKKIHDHAQLLSGIGFNNRRVGMAASNSLCSPSSVAVIEGKKKNNVALVGVMSHELGHVLGMPDVPYNTKCPSGSCVMNQYLSSKFPKDFSTSCRSHFQRYMLSQKPRCLLQAPIPKNIITKPVCGNRLLEVGEDCDCGSPKDCTNQCCEALTCKRKPEADCGDIPNHITK, encoded by the exons ATGTCTTGGGTCCTACTTTCTGTCTTCTGGCTCATTATTCAAACACAAG cAATAGCCATAAAGCAAACACCTGAATTAAAGCTCCATGAAGTAGTTCGTCCTAAAAAACTACACGTTTTACACAAAAGGGAGATTGAGAACAACCAGACAGAGAAGCAAGGTGAAGAG gaaaGATATGAACCTGAAGTTCAGTATCAGATTATGTTAAATGGAGAAGAAGTCattcttcatctacaaaaaacCAA GCATCTGCTGGGGCCAGACTACACTGAAACAGTTTACTCACCCAGAGGAGAGGAAATCACCACACACCCTGAGGACGTG GAACATTGTTACTATGAAGGAAACATCCTAAATGAAAAGGATTCTGTTGCCAGCATTAGTACCTGTGATGGGTTAAG AGGATACTTCACACGTCATGAGCAAAGATATCTGATAAAACCTCTGAAAAGCTCCAACCAGAAAGAACATGCTATCTTTGTATATAGCCAAGAGGAACTAGACCCAACTAATGAGACATGTGGTGTGAGGAGTGTTGACAGGAAACAAGGCCTGGTTCGAACCTCTAGGTCCCTGGAAAACTCAGAG CAAGATTTCCTTCGAGCACAAAAATACATTGATCTCTTCTTGGTGCTGGATAATGCCTTT TACAAGAACTATAAGGAGAATCTAACGCTGATAAGAAGCTTCGTGTTTGACGTGGTGAACCTCCTCAATGTG ATTTATAACACCATAGATGTTCATGTGGCCTTGGTAGGCATGGAAATCTGGTCTGACAGTGATAAGATAAAGGTGGTGCCCGACACAGGCACCATCTTTAACAACTTCCTGAAATGGCATCGTTCTAACCTGGGGAAAAAGAAGATACATGACCATGCTCAGCTTCTCAG TGGGATTGGCTTCAACAATCGGCGTGTAGGAATGGCGGCCTCGAATTCCTTGTGTTCCCCATCTTCAGTGGCTGTTATTGAG ggtaaaaaaaagaacaatgtggCTCTCGTAGGAGTGATGTCACATGAACTAGGCCATGTCCTGGGGATGCCTGATGTTCCATATAACACTAAATGTCCTTCTGGCAGTTGTGTGATGAATCAGTATCTGAG TTCAAAATTCCCAAAGGATTTCAGTACATCCTGCCGCTCACATTTTCAGAGATATATGTTATCTCAGAAACCAAGGTGCCTGCTGCAAGCACCTATCCCTAAAAACATAATAACAAAACCAGTGTGTGGGAACCGACTTCTGGAAGTGGGAGAAGACTGTGATTGTGGCTCTCCTAAG GATTGCACCAATCAGTGCTGCGAAGCCTTGACCTGCAAACGGAAGCCTGAAGCTGACTGTGGGGACATCCCCAACCATATCAC AAAGTGA